From Microcoleus sp. AS-A8:
TTTTTGGTTTAGGGAGGTTCACCGGTCGTGAAAACAGTTCCCTATGGAACCGACCCGGTGGACCGCAGAACAAAGACTGTGGTCCATTATTTTTTTAAGGCAAATACGCATCAAGAGCTAAGCATGACAATTGACCTCAATAGCTGGCTTTACGGCTTTTATTTTTGGCCCAGATACGCTTCCGGGTAGGTAAAGTCACGCCAACTTTCTGCTACAACCCGGAACCTTCAAAGGAACCGGGTTTTTTGTTTTTCACCGATCTTACAAAGACAAAGGAATCCGACCCATGTTGAATGCCAAACTTGCTACACAATCTCATCCTGACCACAACACCATTGTCAGACTATCCGACAGCGTCGCCTTCGGGACGAGAGAGCTTGTGATTATTGGGGGGCCATGTGCTGTCGAGAGCCGAAGGCAAATGGAACTCGTGGCTCAACAGCTTCAGCACGCACCCGTTCAGGCGCTACGAGGTGGCGTTTTCAAACCCCGGACATCACCCTACTCGTTTCAAGGATTAGGTGTGGAAGGATTAGAAATCTTGTCAGAAGTGCGATCGCGCTACAATCTGCCGGTAGTCACCGAGGTCATGACTATTGATCAAATTGAATCCCTGGCAGACCATGCGGATATGCTTCAGGTTGGCAGCCGCAACATGCAAAACTTTGATTTACTCAAAGCACTCGGTCAAATCGACAAGCCAGTCCTGCTGAAGCGAGGGCTTGCTGCGACGATTGAGGAATTTGTCATGGCAGCCGAATACATTCTCAGCCACGGTAACTCTCAAGTGGTGCTGTGTGAGCGCGGTATCCGCAGTTTCGATAACTTCACCCGCAACGTCTTGGATTTAGGAGCCGTCGTAGCGCTCAAGCAGCTTACTCACCTGCCCGTGATTGTAGACCCCTCTCATGCTGTGGGCAAGCGGGAATTGGTCCCCCCTCTGGCCAAAGCGGCTGTAGCTTGTGGAGCCGATGGACTAATTATCGAGTGTCACCCAGAACCCGAAAAATCAGTTTCCGATGCACGTCAGGCGCTTTCTTTGGAAGATATGGTGGATTTAGTACAGAGTTTACGACCTGTTGCCGCCGCCGTTGGACGACAGATTGCGGAGCCTTTAAATCGTCCTCAATTGGCGATGGCGTCTTAAGTCAAATAAGATCACGATTTCAAGTTTTTCCCCCCTTCATAAGGGGGGTTTAGCGGCAGCTAGGTTTCCCACAAGCAAACTAAAAGCATTAGATTTGATGACTGACTGGGTTAGAATTGGCTCCAACGTGA
This genomic window contains:
- the aroF gene encoding 3-deoxy-7-phosphoheptulonate synthase, with translation MLNAKLATQSHPDHNTIVRLSDSVAFGTRELVIIGGPCAVESRRQMELVAQQLQHAPVQALRGGVFKPRTSPYSFQGLGVEGLEILSEVRSRYNLPVVTEVMTIDQIESLADHADMLQVGSRNMQNFDLLKALGQIDKPVLLKRGLAATIEEFVMAAEYILSHGNSQVVLCERGIRSFDNFTRNVLDLGAVVALKQLTHLPVIVDPSHAVGKRELVPPLAKAAVACGADGLIIECHPEPEKSVSDARQALSLEDMVDLVQSLRPVAAAVGRQIAEPLNRPQLAMAS